One genomic segment of Suncus etruscus isolate mSunEtr1 chromosome 15, mSunEtr1.pri.cur, whole genome shotgun sequence includes these proteins:
- the PEX11G gene encoding peroxisomal membrane protein 11C — MAALSDLASALESCRVRDRLIRTLGYSCQLVGGILVEQGPGRSEIGSHLLALSSQLSHWRTVLRLFDDLAMFAYTKHYGLGPKDEDAFVRFMSVLGNLADQLYYPCEHVAWAADTHLVPLRSAPWWTLSTAFWASSLFLSIARSLWIMRKLRQTLRPSAEVASQLPRSKRCAVEWQLRSELLLLLSNAADLANAVHWLPPGILWAGRFPPWLVGLLGTISSLLRAYLALRADTLAEVVTS; from the exons ATGGCGGCGCTGAGCGACCTGGCGTCGGCGCTGGAGTCGTGCAGGGTCCGGGACCGCCTG ATCCGAACGCTGGGGTACAGCTGCCAGCTGGTGGGCGGGATCCTGGTGGAACAAGGTCCTGGCAGGTCAGAAATAGGGTCCCACCTGCTGGCTCTGTCCTCCCAGCTCAGCCACTGGCGGACAGTGCTTCGTCTCTTTGATGATTTGGCCATGTTTGCCTACACCAAGCATTATGGCCTGGGGCCCAAG GACGAGGACGCCTTTGTACGCTTCATGTCGGTACTGGGCAACCTGGCTGACCAGCTCTACTATCCCTGTGAGCATGTGGCCTGGGCCGCTGACACCCACCTCGTCCCCCTGCGCTCGGCCCCGTGGTGGACGCTCAGCACGGCCTTCTGGGCCTCTTCCCtgtttctgagcattgccag GTCTCTGTGGATAATGCGGAAGCTGAGGCAGACGTTGAGGCCCTCAGCTGAAGTCGCTAG TCAGCTGCCCCGGAGCAAGAGGTGTGCGGTGGAGTGGCAGCTACGCTCGGAGCTCCTGTTGCTGCTCTCCAATGCGGCCGACCTGGCCAACGCCGTGCACTGGCTGCCGCCGGGCATCCTCTGGGCCGGCCGCTTCCCACCCTGGCTGGTGGGCCTGCTGGGCACCATCTCTTCCCTCCTCAGGGCGTACCTGGCTCTGCGGGCAGACACGCTGGCCGAGGTGGTCACCTCCTGA